From Hippea alviniae EP5-r, one genomic window encodes:
- a CDS encoding FeoA family protein, with product MMRLTDGLPEKSYLVEAVEGGCIAKDRLWKLGIIPGVVLTIKRKAPMRGPLMIEVNGVDIVVGRGIANRIIIREAG from the coding sequence ATGATGAGATTGACTGATGGATTGCCAGAGAAGAGCTATCTTGTAGAAGCCGTAGAAGGTGGATGTATAGCTAAGGATAGACTGTGGAAGCTGGGCATAATACCCGGCGTTGTTTTAACGATAAAGAGAAAAGCTCCCATGCGTGGGCCTTTGATGATTGAAGTCAATGGCGTTGATATTGTTGTAGGCAGAGGAATAGCCAACAGGATAATCATTAGGGAAGCAGGATGA
- a CDS encoding RNase H family protein, translating into MDIKVYTDGSCYSNLKIGGWGVYIIVDKKSIKFSGACSCKDSVSVEFLAVLKALEYLDYYFDDIEKVSFYTDCDYVVKVVKEFENKGKFSFRSKTSLKNRKNISTLLHYVSLLPIDWYVVKSHRGNKGNQIADSLARKAAQLYIKQKKEGD; encoded by the coding sequence ATGGATATAAAGGTTTATACAGACGGGAGTTGTTATAGTAATCTTAAGATAGGAGGCTGGGGTGTATATATTATTGTTGATAAGAAGAGTATAAAGTTTTCTGGTGCCTGCAGTTGTAAAGATTCTGTATCTGTTGAATTTTTAGCCGTTCTTAAAGCACTTGAGTATTTAGACTATTACTTTGACGATATAGAAAAGGTCAGCTTCTATACGGATTGTGATTATGTTGTTAAAGTTGTTAAAGAGTTTGAAAACAAAGGAAAATTCTCGTTCAGGTCAAAGACATCCTTAAAAAACAGAAAGAATATCTCCACACTTCTTCACTATGTCTCTTTGCTTCCTATAGATTGGTATGTAGTTAAATCCCATCGTGGCAATAAGGGTAATCAGATAGCAGATAGTCTTGCAAGAAAGGCAGCTCAACTTTACATTAAGCAGAAAAAAGAAGGCGACTAA
- a CDS encoding DUF1049 domain-containing protein — protein sequence MLEILQKSFVNTISIVETIVLIVIVVFIVGLWVYVPFGIMSINRRLKRLEKEIKRSREEN from the coding sequence GTGTTGGAGATACTGCAGAAATCTTTTGTTAATACAATCTCTATTGTTGAGACTATTGTCTTAATCGTAATTGTTGTGTTCATAGTAGGTTTGTGGGTTTATGTGCCTTTTGGCATAATGAGTATAAATAGAAGACTTAAAAGGCTGGAAAAAGAGATTAAAAGGAGTCGGGAAGAAAATTAG
- the feoB gene encoding ferrous iron transport protein B produces MKVAFVGQPNCGKSTLFNQIAGYKSLSANFPGATVEYTKGQTYIDDEIVEVFDLPGTYSLSWYDDAEKETVKALFSMDFDVIVNILDASTLARSIELTIELMSLEKPMVVALNMMDEAYRKGIVINVKKLEDVLGVRVIPVIAKKGKGIKNLLNAVKNAQKPRKRCVYSKDVEKYISIVADCIEKSNLKSRWPYKMLAIKAIEGFKPCEKVIEEQTDCFDRLKQAKYALRDGLVIVQERHALCMDIFEKVAKVKKIKEKSIETRLDAFLLHPFFGYIFMVLIFYSIFYIVFTGGVPVEGFIVGVFDKVDSYLAEVLSSNRLVFSIVKGVVDGVGAAFGIAFPYLLPFLFLISLLEDIGYLPRIGFLMDSLMHKMGLHGTSVIPFVSGYGCSVPAIMATRILKSKKEKFISAFLASLVPCSARTTVIMGLVGYFLGYWYAIALYIFNIVVIFFTGMVLKRLLPGMSPEMIIDIPPYRLPTVKTLLLKTWHKIKDFIYLAVPMLIGGSVVLTLIDYYHLTPYINDLFKPFLEGFLGLPAAVGVVLIFGILKKELTLLMLYQALGVAGLNQLSSVMSKEQMLVFTVFVIFYVPCLATIAAIKKEVGLKNSLVITAATFFLASLLAFVVKIAMSIWI; encoded by the coding sequence ATGAAGGTTGCATTTGTTGGCCAACCGAATTGTGGCAAAAGCACTCTATTTAACCAAATAGCGGGTTATAAGAGCTTATCTGCCAATTTCCCTGGTGCGACTGTTGAATATACAAAAGGGCAGACATACATAGATGATGAGATAGTTGAAGTCTTCGACCTTCCCGGCACATACTCTTTAAGCTGGTATGATGATGCAGAGAAAGAGACTGTAAAAGCTCTATTTTCTATGGATTTTGATGTTATAGTTAATATTCTTGATGCATCAACGCTTGCACGAAGTATTGAGTTGACTATTGAACTTATGTCGCTTGAAAAACCGATGGTTGTTGCACTCAATATGATGGATGAAGCATACCGTAAAGGTATTGTTATAAATGTGAAAAAGCTTGAGGATGTGTTGGGTGTAAGGGTTATTCCTGTTATAGCTAAGAAGGGCAAAGGGATAAAAAACCTTCTAAATGCCGTAAAGAACGCCCAAAAACCACGAAAGAGATGTGTCTATTCAAAGGATGTTGAGAAGTATATATCAATTGTTGCAGACTGTATAGAAAAGAGCAATCTAAAGAGCAGATGGCCTTACAAGATGCTTGCTATAAAGGCTATAGAAGGTTTTAAACCGTGCGAAAAGGTGATAGAAGAGCAGACAGATTGCTTTGATAGACTAAAGCAAGCAAAGTATGCCTTAAGGGATGGCCTTGTTATAGTTCAGGAGAGACATGCTTTATGTATGGATATATTTGAGAAAGTGGCAAAGGTAAAAAAGATTAAAGAAAAAAGCATAGAGACAAGACTTGATGCTTTTCTGCTTCATCCGTTTTTTGGTTATATCTTTATGGTGCTTATTTTCTATTCGATTTTCTATATTGTGTTTACAGGTGGCGTTCCTGTTGAAGGTTTTATAGTTGGAGTATTTGACAAGGTTGATAGTTATCTTGCTGAAGTTCTTTCGTCAAATAGACTCGTTTTTTCTATAGTTAAAGGCGTTGTTGATGGGGTAGGTGCGGCGTTTGGCATAGCTTTTCCCTATCTGTTACCGTTTCTGTTTCTTATCTCTCTGCTTGAAGATATCGGATATCTACCACGAATTGGTTTTTTAATGGACTCTTTAATGCATAAGATGGGTCTTCACGGCACAAGTGTTATACCGTTTGTATCTGGTTATGGTTGCAGTGTTCCAGCGATTATGGCAACAAGGATTTTAAAGAGCAAAAAAGAGAAGTTTATCTCTGCATTTTTGGCGTCTTTGGTGCCATGCTCTGCAAGAACCACTGTTATTATGGGTCTTGTTGGTTATTTTTTGGGTTATTGGTATGCTATAGCACTTTACATCTTTAATATCGTTGTGATTTTCTTTACAGGTATGGTTTTAAAAAGACTCTTACCAGGCATGAGTCCAGAGATGATAATAGACATTCCACCCTATAGACTTCCAACAGTTAAAACGCTTCTTTTAAAGACATGGCACAAGATTAAAGACTTTATCTATCTTGCTGTTCCTATGCTGATAGGCGGCAGCGTTGTTCTTACATTAATCGATTATTATCATCTTACGCCTTACATAAATGATTTGTTTAAGCCGTTTCTTGAAGGTTTTTTGGGTTTGCCAGCTGCCGTTGGCGTTGTATTGATTTTTGGTATTCTAAAAAAAGAGTTAACTCTTCTTATGCTTTATCAGGCACTCGGTGTTGCAGGCCTAAATCAACTCTCTTCTGTTATGAGTAAAGAGCAGATGCTTGTCTTTACGGTTTTTGTTATATTCTATGTTCCCTGCCTTGCAACGATAGCTGCTATAAAAAAGGAAGTGGGATTAAAGAATTCTCTTGTTATAACAGCCGCCACATTTTTCCTTGCATCTCTTCTTGCCTTTGTTGTTAAAATAGCAATGAGTATATGGATATAA